The bacterium genome includes a window with the following:
- the pal gene encoding peptidoglycan-associated lipoprotein Pal, producing MRAFILTALAAGALLAAGCASRKAEIQPAAPTTAAAAAPAPAAPAPAKPAEVPAEPFHETPIVGGDAEAAARAAAAEGDVEKALKAIYFGYDSDDLSPEALRQLEANAAWLKAHPAAKVQIEGHCDARGTVSYNLALGGRRARAVRTHLARLGVAEGRLDVISYGKERPAVAGDDEAAYAKNRRAEFRKLEQ from the coding sequence ATGCGCGCATTCATCCTGACCGCTCTCGCCGCCGGCGCGCTGCTCGCCGCCGGCTGCGCCTCCCGCAAGGCGGAGATCCAGCCCGCCGCGCCGACGACCGCCGCCGCCGCCGCTCCGGCGCCCGCCGCGCCGGCGCCCGCCAAGCCCGCGGAAGTGCCGGCCGAGCCGTTCCACGAGACGCCGATCGTCGGCGGCGACGCCGAGGCCGCGGCCCGCGCGGCGGCCGCCGAGGGGGACGTCGAGAAGGCCCTCAAGGCGATCTACTTCGGCTACGACAGCGACGACCTCTCCCCCGAAGCGTTGCGCCAGCTCGAGGCCAACGCCGCGTGGCTCAAGGCGCACCCGGCGGCCAAGGTGCAGATCGAGGGGCACTGCGACGCGCGCGGCACCGTGTCCTACAACCTCGCGCTCGGCGGGCGGCGCGCCCGCGCGGTGCGGACCCACCTCGCCCGGCTGGGCGTTGCGGAGGGACGGCTCGACGTGATCTCCTACGGCAAGGAACGCCCGGCCGTCGCGGGGGACGACGAAGCGGCCTACGCGAAGAACCGCCGGGCCGAATTCAGGAAGCTCGAACAATGA